A section of the Rhipicephalus sanguineus isolate Rsan-2018 chromosome 11, BIME_Rsan_1.4, whole genome shotgun sequence genome encodes:
- the LOC119373378 gene encoding DNA-directed RNA polymerase II subunit RPB4, with translation MAGVPAAAAPVLDQVEEDASELQFPKEFENAETLLISEVHMLLEHRKQQNESAEEEQELSEVFMKTLGYCQRFSRFKNRETITAVRQLLAQKKLHRFELAQLANLCPDNPEEARALVPSLEGRFEDDQLRQILDDIQTQRSFQY, from the exons ATGGCCGGCGTTCCGGCGGCCGCTGCGCCCGTGCTCGACCAGGTGGAAGAGGACGCGTCGGAGCTGCAGTTCCCCAAGGAGTTCGAGAACGCCGAGACGCTGCTTATCAGCGAGGTCCACATGCTGCTCGAACACCGCAAGCAACAGAACGAGAGCGCCGAGGAAGAGCAGGAACTCTCGGAG GTGTTCATGAAGACACTGGGCTACTGCCAGCGGTTCAGCCGCTTCAAGAACCGGGAGACCATCACGGCCGTGCGCCAACTGCTGGCACAGAAGAAGCTGCACCGCTTCGAGCTGGCCCAGCTGGCCAACCTGTGTCCCGACAATCCCGAGGAGGCACGTGCCCTCGTGCCCAGTCTCGAGGGACGCTTCGAGGACGACCAGCTGCGGCAGATACTGGACGACATCCAGACACAGCGCAGCTTCCAGTATTGA